In one Fodinicola acaciae genomic region, the following are encoded:
- a CDS encoding Lrp/AsnC family transcriptional regulator encodes MDEVDSAIVRHLQEDARQSNREIAEKIGIAPSTCLERTRLLRQRGVIRGYHAEVDLAALNRHVQALVSVQVRPLNRSVIDSFHQWVRHLPEVLTVFGTAGNDDFLVHVAVRDIDHLHAFLVDKLSDRRDIVSFRSSIIYRRDTNNVLDPL; translated from the coding sequence ATGGACGAAGTTGATTCGGCGATCGTCCGGCACTTACAGGAAGACGCGCGCCAGTCCAACCGCGAGATCGCCGAGAAGATCGGCATCGCGCCGTCGACCTGTCTGGAACGGACGCGGCTGTTGCGCCAGCGCGGCGTGATCCGCGGCTATCACGCCGAGGTCGACCTGGCCGCGCTCAACCGGCACGTGCAGGCGCTGGTCAGCGTGCAGGTGCGACCGCTGAACCGGTCGGTGATCGACTCGTTCCACCAGTGGGTCCGCCACCTTCCGGAGGTGCTGACCGTGTTCGGCACGGCCGGCAACGACGACTTCCTGGTGCACGTGGCCGTACGCGACATCGACCACCTGCACGCGTTTCTGGTCGACAAGCTCAGCGACCGCCGCGACATCGTCAGCTTCCGCAGCTCGATCATCTATCGCCGCGACACCAACAATGTTTTGGATCCGTTGTAA
- a CDS encoding Glu/Leu/Phe/Val dehydrogenase dimerization domain-containing protein — MAWEHQQLVVRRGERTGLPVAVAIHSTVLGPAAGGCRLWQYPDWRAGVEDVLRLSKAMTYKCAVAGLSYGGGKTVIPLPAGRVLTTAEREAVLEDAADIVDSFGGAYLTGPDVGTSSADMVVMRRRTPYAYCLPESEGGTGSSSGPTAVGVLAALRAAARTVLGTDDLAGRRVVISGLGSVGAIVARSLAGGAEVVVSDVDDAKRRTAEELDLSWVEPEKALATPADIIVPAAVGGVLSPETVARLDCALVVGPANNQLTDDSVAGALAGRGIVWVPDFVASAGGVIYTLSRESDRLDHDGAMARVERIGDTVGTLLAQAHANRSTPLAEAIALADRRLSGS, encoded by the coding sequence GTGGCGTGGGAGCATCAGCAGTTGGTCGTCCGCCGCGGTGAGCGGACCGGCCTGCCGGTCGCCGTCGCGATCCACTCGACCGTGCTCGGCCCGGCCGCCGGCGGCTGCCGGCTGTGGCAGTATCCGGACTGGCGTGCCGGCGTCGAGGACGTGTTGCGGCTGTCGAAGGCGATGACGTACAAGTGCGCCGTCGCCGGACTTTCCTACGGTGGCGGCAAAACAGTCATTCCGCTGCCGGCTGGCCGGGTGCTGACCACCGCCGAACGCGAGGCGGTGCTGGAAGACGCGGCCGACATCGTCGACTCGTTTGGCGGCGCCTATCTGACCGGACCGGATGTCGGCACGTCGTCGGCCGACATGGTCGTGATGCGCCGCCGTACGCCATACGCGTATTGCCTGCCGGAGAGCGAAGGCGGCACCGGATCGTCGAGCGGACCGACCGCCGTCGGCGTGCTCGCGGCGCTGCGAGCCGCCGCGCGTACGGTGCTCGGCACGGACGATCTGGCCGGACGTCGCGTCGTCATCAGCGGCTTGGGGTCGGTCGGAGCGATCGTCGCGCGATCGCTGGCCGGTGGCGCCGAGGTCGTCGTGTCCGATGTGGACGATGCCAAGCGGCGTACCGCCGAGGAACTCGATCTTTCCTGGGTGGAGCCCGAAAAGGCGCTGGCGACACCGGCCGACATCATCGTGCCGGCGGCGGTCGGCGGGGTGCTGAGTCCGGAGACGGTCGCGCGGTTGGACTGCGCTTTGGTGGTGGGACCGGCAAACAACCAGCTCACCGACGACTCGGTGGCCGGTGCGCTGGCCGGCCGCGGCATCGTGTGGGTGCCGGATTTCGTTGCCAGCGCTGGGGGAGTGATCTACACGTTGTCTCGCGAGTCGGACCGTCTCGACCACGACGGCGCGATGGCCAGAGTGGAGCGGATCGGCGACACGGTCGGCACGCTTTTGGCGCAGGCGCACGCAAACCGTTCGACCCCGCTGGCCGAGGCCATCGCGCTGGCCGACCGGAGGCTCAGCGGGTCCTGA
- a CDS encoding TetR/AcrR family transcriptional regulator, with product MDTAEKLIESTRQLLWERGYVGTSPKAIQQRAGAGQGSMYHHFSGKADLALAAVRRSADELRAEVERHLSGAGTPLRRIEAYLTRERDVLRGCQIGGLTQDPDIVASPTLREPVDATIGWLQTRLAEVVAQAQDAGEINDNLDAYETASALVAMLQGGYVLARAAQAPDAFDRAISGALAMLRTR from the coding sequence ATGGACACGGCGGAGAAGCTGATCGAGAGCACGCGGCAGCTGCTCTGGGAACGCGGCTATGTCGGCACCAGCCCGAAAGCCATCCAGCAGCGCGCCGGCGCCGGCCAGGGCAGCATGTATCACCACTTCTCCGGCAAGGCCGACCTGGCGTTGGCCGCGGTCCGGCGCAGCGCCGACGAGCTGCGCGCCGAGGTCGAACGACACCTTTCCGGCGCTGGTACGCCATTGCGGCGCATCGAGGCCTATCTGACCCGCGAGCGCGACGTCCTACGCGGCTGCCAGATCGGTGGCCTGACACAGGATCCCGACATTGTGGCGAGTCCGACGCTGCGCGAGCCGGTCGACGCGACGATCGGCTGGCTGCAGACAAGGCTCGCCGAGGTCGTCGCGCAAGCACAGGATGCCGGCGAGATCAACGACAACCTCGATGCATACGAGACTGCCAGCGCGTTGGTCGCGATGCTGCAAGGCGGCTACGTGCTGGCTCGCGCGGCCCAGGCGCCGGATGCCTTCGACAGAGCCATTTCCGGCGCCCTCGCCATGCTCAGGACCCGCTGA
- a CDS encoding MarR family winged helix-turn-helix transcriptional regulator, producing the protein MTDARPDLAAMLAPLVRSLIAAEHPVLDRHGVSMWGYSVLTALDDRPDDNPIRTQAALAEAIGADKTRIIAYLDELQDRGLISREPDPDDRRVRLLAITDAGRQLRRAVRADIQARENELLATLPAADRKGFLRALRTLSDMARREP; encoded by the coding sequence ATGACCGACGCGCGTCCCGACCTCGCCGCGATGCTGGCTCCGCTGGTACGGTCGCTGATCGCCGCCGAGCATCCGGTGCTGGACCGGCACGGCGTCTCGATGTGGGGTTACTCGGTGCTCACCGCGCTCGATGACAGGCCGGATGACAACCCGATCCGCACGCAGGCCGCGCTCGCCGAGGCGATCGGCGCCGACAAGACGCGGATCATCGCCTACCTCGACGAGCTGCAGGACCGCGGCCTGATCAGCCGCGAACCGGATCCGGACGACCGGCGGGTACGGCTGCTGGCGATCACCGACGCCGGCCGCCAGCTGCGCCGTGCCGTACGCGCCGACATCCAGGCGCGCGAGAACGAACTCCTGGCGACGCTGCCGGCCGCCGACCGGAAGGGTTTTCTGCGCGCACTGCGGACGCTGTCGGACATGGCACGCCGGGAGCCCTGA
- a CDS encoding TIGR03086 family metal-binding protein has translation MPITSIDVVALDAQAVRTTIDLVSLAAADDWRKPTPCEGWTLYGLVAHMTAQHYGFAAASTGVGELSAWGWRPLGDDPVAAYRAAAEHVLAAFAEDGVLERIFPLPEFGAEVPGAQAAGFHLVDYVVHGWDVAKTLGVSVEFAPEVLDATLEIAKAVPDGEMRRAPGSSFGPVVAYSGGVKLDHIVALLGRSPSWR, from the coding sequence ATGCCTATTACTTCGATCGATGTCGTCGCGCTCGACGCGCAAGCCGTCCGTACCACCATCGACCTCGTTTCCCTTGCCGCCGCTGACGATTGGCGCAAGCCGACGCCATGCGAAGGTTGGACGTTGTACGGCCTCGTCGCCCACATGACCGCACAGCACTACGGCTTCGCCGCCGCCTCGACCGGCGTTGGTGAGCTGTCAGCATGGGGCTGGCGACCGCTCGGCGACGACCCGGTCGCCGCGTACCGAGCCGCTGCCGAACACGTGCTGGCGGCCTTCGCCGAAGACGGTGTGCTAGAACGGATTTTCCCGCTGCCGGAGTTTGGCGCGGAGGTCCCCGGCGCCCAGGCCGCCGGCTTCCACCTGGTCGACTACGTCGTACACGGCTGGGACGTGGCGAAAACTCTCGGCGTGTCAGTGGAATTCGCGCCAGAGGTGCTCGACGCGACGCTGGAAATCGCCAAAGCGGTGCCGGACGGCGAGATGCGCCGGGCCCCCGGCTCATCCTTCGGGCCGGTGGTGGCATATAGCGGCGGCGTCAAGCTTGACCACATCGTCGCCCTCCTTGGGCGTTCGCCTTCCTGGCGCTGA
- a CDS encoding phytanoyl-CoA dioxygenase family protein, translated as MSVSSATQFDLDGYVVARGLFSAEETAQLRDHYMAVRHRAPVRHRESGPDATARDPLRRYPRLAQMHRWDETTLRWLLDPRIRDRLVGLLGVEPYAVQSMLYFKPAGSRGQALHQDNFYLKVEPGTCMAAWTALDRTDADNGCMMVVPGSQRWPVLCTEKADTAVSFTDVTVPLPDRHDAVEVEMEPGDVLFFNGSLVHGSLPNRSTDRFRRALIGHYIQADARQVAQYYHPVLRMDGSAVELDVSEGGGECGVWVDADGEPAIAMTGRHTVTRKHE; from the coding sequence ATGAGCGTTTCGTCCGCAACTCAGTTCGACCTCGACGGATACGTCGTCGCACGCGGACTGTTTTCCGCCGAGGAGACGGCACAACTGCGCGACCACTACATGGCCGTCCGCCATCGCGCGCCGGTCCGGCACCGCGAGTCGGGTCCGGACGCGACGGCACGCGATCCGCTGCGCCGCTATCCACGGCTGGCGCAGATGCACCGCTGGGACGAGACGACGCTGCGGTGGCTGCTCGACCCGCGGATCCGCGACCGACTGGTCGGGCTGCTCGGTGTGGAGCCGTACGCGGTGCAGTCGATGCTCTATTTCAAGCCGGCCGGCTCACGCGGGCAGGCGCTGCACCAGGACAACTTCTATCTGAAGGTCGAGCCGGGCACCTGCATGGCCGCGTGGACGGCGTTGGACCGTACCGATGCCGACAACGGCTGCATGATGGTCGTGCCGGGCAGCCAGCGCTGGCCGGTGCTGTGCACCGAGAAAGCCGACACCGCGGTCAGCTTCACCGACGTGACCGTGCCGCTGCCGGACCGCCACGACGCCGTCGAGGTCGAGATGGAACCCGGAGATGTGTTGTTCTTCAACGGATCCCTGGTGCACGGCAGCCTCCCCAACCGCAGCACCGACCGCTTCCGGCGAGCTCTGATCGGCCACTACATCCAAGCCGACGCGCGCCAGGTCGCGCAGTATTACCACCCCGTCCTGCGGATGGACGGCTCGGCCGTCGAGCTGGACGTCAGCGAGGGCGGCGGCGAATGCGGCGTGTGGGTGGATGCGGACGGTGAGCCGGCGATCGCGATGACCGGGCGACACACCGTCACACGTAAACACGAGTGA
- a CDS encoding AraC family transcriptional regulator, which yields MTHPPLAPLELTLLSPPTYWRCEPSWSWHSRPLPDHLLWCVLEGVGELRLDGRTAALHAGVCAIFAPGDAPVATHDPLRRLVVFGMHFSVAGDDTVVPPGRWQSVADRELLAALARRCETSYRRGDALGRRHAALGLEHLVCLLWEDNLHPAGRVDQVLADIAAAIRHDPGRMWTVAELAARASLSRAQFTRRFAAYTGDPPIRYLTRARVDRARHLLTETTMSVTEVAAALGYRDLGYFGRQYRQFLGHAPSRDRHRDHDPAGMMEA from the coding sequence TTGACTCATCCGCCGCTGGCACCGCTGGAGCTGACGCTGCTTTCACCGCCGACCTACTGGCGCTGCGAGCCGAGCTGGTCGTGGCATTCCCGGCCGCTGCCCGACCATCTGCTGTGGTGTGTGCTGGAAGGCGTTGGCGAGCTGCGGCTCGACGGTCGTACGGCTGCGTTGCACGCCGGCGTCTGCGCGATCTTCGCGCCTGGCGACGCACCCGTGGCCACCCACGATCCGCTCCGCCGGCTGGTCGTTTTCGGCATGCATTTCTCGGTGGCCGGCGACGACACGGTCGTGCCGCCCGGCCGCTGGCAGTCTGTGGCCGACCGTGAGCTGCTGGCCGCGCTGGCGCGCCGCTGCGAGACGAGCTATCGGCGCGGCGACGCGCTCGGCCGCCGGCACGCCGCACTCGGCCTGGAACACCTGGTTTGCCTGCTGTGGGAGGACAATCTGCACCCGGCCGGCCGGGTCGACCAGGTGTTGGCCGACATCGCCGCGGCGATCCGGCACGACCCCGGCCGGATGTGGACGGTCGCCGAGTTGGCGGCTCGCGCGTCGCTGTCGCGAGCGCAGTTCACTCGCCGGTTCGCCGCGTACACCGGTGACCCGCCGATCCGCTATCTGACTCGCGCGCGCGTCGATCGAGCGCGCCACCTGCTGACCGAGACCACGATGTCGGTGACCGAGGTCGCCGCCGCGCTCGGCTATCGCGACCTCGGCTATTTCGGCCGGCAATACAGACAGTTCCTCGGTCACGCGCCGAGCCGCGACCGGCATCGCGACCACGATCCGGCCGGCATGATGGAGGCATGA
- a CDS encoding VOC family protein: MTLKRKEASDAVTDLGWRLVLGAFRAYVPASSIADAARIALSAAEIGDERLRIDVRADGVHLTIEVHASRVGAAEVELAKALSAALPTTPDGVQAIELGIDAMDIPAVLPFWEAVLAYERVGDALVDPAGLGPAVWFQQMDEPRRQRNRIHFDVSVPHDQTEARIAAALAAGGTLVYDKEAPAFWVLADPEGNEACVTCWQGRD, translated from the coding sequence ATGACACTGAAACGGAAAGAGGCATCGGACGCGGTCACCGATCTTGGCTGGCGGCTGGTGCTCGGCGCCTTCCGCGCGTACGTCCCGGCGTCGTCGATCGCGGACGCGGCGCGGATCGCGCTCAGCGCCGCGGAGATCGGCGACGAGCGGCTGCGGATCGACGTACGCGCGGACGGCGTGCACCTGACCATCGAGGTGCACGCCTCGCGAGTGGGAGCGGCCGAGGTCGAGCTGGCGAAGGCGCTGTCGGCGGCGCTGCCGACCACACCGGACGGCGTGCAGGCGATCGAGTTGGGGATCGACGCCATGGACATCCCGGCGGTGTTGCCGTTCTGGGAAGCGGTGCTGGCGTACGAGCGGGTCGGCGACGCACTGGTGGATCCGGCCGGTCTGGGACCGGCTGTCTGGTTCCAGCAGATGGACGAGCCGCGCCGCCAGCGCAACCGGATCCACTTCGACGTGTCGGTGCCGCACGACCAGACGGAGGCGAGGATCGCCGCCGCGCTGGCCGCCGGCGGCACGCTCGTCTACGACAAGGAGGCGCCGGCCTTCTGGGTCTTGGCCGACCCGGAAGGCAACGAAGCGTGCGTCACCTGCTGGCAGGGCCGCGATTAG
- a CDS encoding alpha/beta hydrolase, whose product MTSPYRRLQVPVPGGGLAVGVWGVGEPLTLLVHGITGSHLAWSLVAEQVAGDGNGMGTGTVAGVDLRGRGDSGSVAGPYGFARHADDCAAVLDRLGAAEVVVAGHSMGGFVSLVLADRHPERVSRLVLVDGGPPLPPPPGDTAEERIATVLGPAVQRLRMRFPSRVAYADFWRAHPAFAEWNAAIQSYVDYDLTGTEPELRSKVSEAAVREDSVDILEGDALREAWQRLRHDAVFLRAERGLLDQPVPLYPEVAPIEAKMPVRTLAGTNHYTILLSEKGAAPVAAAIRTG is encoded by the coding sequence GTGACCAGCCCGTACCGCCGGCTCCAGGTGCCGGTCCCCGGCGGTGGGCTGGCGGTCGGCGTCTGGGGTGTCGGCGAGCCGCTCACTCTGCTCGTCCACGGCATCACCGGTTCGCATCTGGCCTGGTCACTGGTCGCCGAGCAGGTGGCGGGCGACGGGAACGGGATGGGGACCGGCACGGTCGCCGGTGTCGATCTGCGCGGCCGCGGCGACAGCGGCTCGGTGGCCGGACCGTACGGCTTCGCGCGGCACGCCGACGACTGCGCGGCCGTGCTCGACCGGCTCGGCGCGGCCGAGGTCGTGGTGGCCGGTCACTCGATGGGTGGCTTCGTGTCGCTGGTGCTGGCCGACCGGCATCCGGAACGGGTGAGCCGGCTGGTCCTCGTCGACGGCGGACCACCGCTGCCGCCACCGCCTGGCGACACGGCCGAGGAGCGGATCGCCACCGTCCTCGGACCGGCGGTGCAGCGGCTGCGGATGCGGTTTCCGAGCCGGGTCGCCTATGCCGACTTCTGGCGTGCGCATCCGGCCTTCGCCGAGTGGAACGCGGCCATTCAGTCCTATGTGGACTATGACCTGACCGGCACCGAGCCGGAGCTGCGCAGCAAGGTCAGCGAGGCCGCCGTACGCGAGGACTCGGTCGACATCCTGGAAGGTGACGCATTGCGCGAGGCGTGGCAGCGGCTGCGCCACGACGCGGTTTTCCTGCGCGCCGAAAGGGGTCTGCTCGACCAGCCGGTGCCGCTCTATCCGGAGGTCGCGCCGATCGAGGCGAAGATGCCGGTGCGTACGCTCGCCGGCACCAACCACTACACCATCCTGCTGTCGGAGAAAGGGGCCGCGCCGGTCGCCGCGGCGATCAGGACCGGCTGA
- a CDS encoding CG0192-related protein: MALIHSATISPTKLELLAAWLPGRSWFTGDPNVRRLGAYRFDDPAGEVGLEALIVRSDGPVLHTPLTYRDAPLAGADDFLVGTTEHSVLGKRWVYDGCADPVWVAAAASVVVGDGGQAEEIFATDGQQQRREPSATVAGSGSAGRSPVIDAVTCHDDGGTTVVRGGGVELVVVRVVGTEISVTDTLTGAWSGGSGVLAGIR; this comes from the coding sequence GTGGCTCTCATCCATTCCGCGACGATAAGTCCGACCAAACTCGAGCTGTTGGCGGCGTGGCTGCCGGGCCGGTCCTGGTTCACCGGCGATCCGAACGTACGACGGCTCGGCGCGTACCGCTTCGACGACCCGGCCGGCGAGGTCGGCCTGGAGGCTCTCATCGTGCGGTCCGACGGTCCCGTCCTGCACACACCGTTGACATATCGGGATGCTCCCCTGGCCGGCGCCGACGACTTCCTGGTCGGCACGACCGAGCACTCGGTGCTGGGGAAACGCTGGGTTTACGACGGCTGCGCCGATCCGGTGTGGGTGGCGGCGGCCGCGTCGGTCGTGGTCGGCGACGGCGGCCAGGCGGAGGAGATCTTCGCGACGGACGGCCAGCAGCAACGCCGCGAGCCGTCCGCGACGGTCGCCGGCAGTGGCTCGGCCGGCCGTTCACCGGTGATCGATGCCGTGACCTGCCACGATGACGGCGGGACGACGGTCGTACGCGGCGGCGGCGTTGAGCTTGTGGTCGTACGCGTCGTGGGGACGGAGATCTCCGTCACGGACACGCTCACCGGTGCGTGGTCCGGCGGCTCAGGCGTACTCGCCGGCATCCGCTGA
- a CDS encoding tryptophan 2,3-dioxygenase gives MAVEANRRQIEGGVHRDLAETMTYGGYLHLEELLGAQHPMSRPVHHDEMLFIIQHQTSELWMKLLIHELRAALRHIAADELAPALKLLARIKHIQRQLFEQWAVLETLTPIEYAEFRRFLGRSSGFQSVQYRLVEFMLGNKNADMLEVFRHDKVALAELSEALRTPSLYDEFLRYLARHGHDVPAEIVRRDVTEAYVPRPKLVPVLKRIYENRQDFWPEYETCEELVDVEESFQLWRFRHMKTVERVIGFKPGTGGSSGVAFLRAALDLTFFPEILAVRTEIGR, from the coding sequence ATGGCGGTGGAGGCGAACAGGCGGCAGATCGAAGGCGGTGTCCACCGGGACCTCGCCGAGACGATGACCTACGGCGGCTACCTGCATCTGGAGGAGCTGCTCGGCGCGCAGCATCCGATGAGCAGGCCGGTGCACCACGACGAGATGCTGTTCATCATCCAGCACCAGACATCCGAGCTCTGGATGAAGCTGCTGATCCACGAGCTTCGCGCGGCTCTGCGGCACATCGCCGCCGACGAGTTGGCGCCGGCGCTCAAGCTGCTGGCCAGGATCAAGCACATCCAGCGGCAGCTTTTCGAGCAGTGGGCCGTGCTGGAGACACTCACGCCGATCGAGTACGCCGAGTTTCGCCGGTTTCTCGGCCGTTCCTCCGGTTTCCAGTCGGTGCAGTATCGGCTGGTGGAATTCATGCTCGGCAACAAAAACGCTGACATGCTCGAGGTGTTCCGGCACGACAAGGTGGCGTTGGCGGAGTTGTCGGAGGCGTTGCGTACGCCCAGCCTCTACGACGAGTTTCTGCGCTATCTCGCGCGACACGGCCACGACGTGCCGGCCGAGATCGTGCGGCGGGACGTGACCGAGGCGTACGTGCCGCGGCCGAAACTCGTGCCGGTGCTCAAACGCATCTATGAGAACCGGCAGGACTTCTGGCCGGAATACGAGACGTGTGAAGAACTGGTGGACGTCGAGGAAAGCTTCCAGCTCTGGCGGTTCCGGCACATGAAGACGGTGGAGCGGGTGATCGGTTTCAAACCGGGGACCGGCGGCTCCAGTGGCGTGGCGTTTCTCCGGGCCGCGCTGGACCTGACTTTCTTCCCGGAGATCCTGGCCGTTCGGACCGAAATCGGACGGTGA
- a CDS encoding CorA family divalent cation transporter has protein sequence MMANRLRVLLPKKVMPGSYGANVQLAPERSMDPTPERRCPPVEKSVIDSAVYCRGKRTDSPPTLADTYQVLSDKPGSMAWIGLYRPAEAQVMSAAEEFGLHELAVEDAITAHQRPKLERYGDTLFVVLRAARYRDETEEVEFGELHIFTGPDFVLTVRHSEAPNLAAVRRRMENDPDLLRLGPEAVLYAILDAVVDGYAPVVAGLQNDIDEIETEVFSGDPKVSRRIYDLSGEVIEFQRATRPLLKMLEGLSAGFDKYGTDEELRRYLRDVADHATTVVERVDSFRQMLTDILTINATLVSQAQNEEMKHLAEISYAQNDQVKKISSWAAILFAPTLIGTVYGMNFDNMPELHWVGGYPFAVLLMAVVCLTLYIVFKKRDWL, from the coding sequence ATGATGGCAAACCGTCTGCGTGTGCTGCTGCCGAAGAAAGTCATGCCGGGCTCGTACGGCGCCAACGTGCAGCTCGCGCCCGAACGCTCGATGGACCCGACGCCGGAGCGCCGCTGTCCGCCGGTCGAGAAAAGCGTGATCGACAGCGCCGTCTACTGCCGCGGCAAGCGGACGGACTCGCCGCCGACGCTGGCCGACACCTACCAGGTGCTGTCCGACAAACCGGGCAGCATGGCCTGGATCGGCCTCTACCGGCCGGCCGAGGCGCAGGTGATGTCCGCGGCCGAGGAGTTCGGCCTGCACGAGCTCGCCGTCGAGGACGCCATCACCGCACACCAGCGTCCCAAGCTGGAGCGTTACGGCGACACGCTTTTCGTCGTGTTGCGTGCGGCGCGCTATCGCGACGAGACCGAGGAGGTCGAGTTCGGCGAGCTGCACATCTTCACCGGGCCCGATTTCGTGCTGACCGTGCGACACAGCGAGGCGCCCAACCTGGCCGCCGTACGCCGCCGGATGGAAAACGACCCGGACCTGCTGCGGCTCGGGCCCGAGGCGGTCCTCTACGCCATCCTGGACGCCGTCGTCGACGGCTACGCGCCGGTGGTCGCCGGCCTGCAGAACGACATCGACGAGATCGAGACCGAGGTCTTCAGCGGCGACCCGAAGGTGTCGCGGCGCATCTACGACCTCTCCGGTGAGGTCATCGAGTTCCAGCGCGCCACCCGGCCGCTGCTGAAGATGCTCGAAGGCCTGTCCGCCGGCTTCGACAAATACGGCACCGACGAGGAGCTGCGCCGCTATCTGCGCGACGTGGCCGACCACGCGACGACCGTCGTGGAGCGGGTCGACAGCTTCCGGCAGATGCTCACCGACATCCTGACCATCAACGCGACACTGGTCAGCCAGGCGCAGAACGAGGAAATGAAGCATCTGGCCGAGATCAGCTACGCGCAGAACGACCAGGTCAAGAAGATCTCGTCGTGGGCCGCCATCCTGTTCGCTCCGACGCTGATCGGCACCGTGTACGGGATGAATTTCGACAACATGCCGGAGTTGCACTGGGTTGGCGGTTATCCGTTCGCCGTACTGCTCATGGCCGTCGTCTGCCTAACGCTCTATATAGTCTTCAAAAAGCGCGACTGGCTTTAG
- a CDS encoding 2-hydroxyacid dehydrogenase, translated as MKVVVAEPYLLPHRDLLISKAPPGTEFSWSEQDLSGVEVYIGSVFTAEMAASADRLRLVQVAGAGTNGVDFSALPADALCANTFHHGASIGEYVVAALILLARRIPEQDRALRDGRWLSPKLPGGLPQPSTLDGRTVGFVGFGHIGVSAWRFLRELGMRAVAVTGSGKADPVAYGLDWLGATDRLTDLLAESDAVVVSAPLNEQTTGMIGAAELAAMKPSAILVNVGRGPLIDERALYEALRDDVIAGAAIDVWYRYPGVDGQAKPSVFPFQDLGNVLMTPHVSGVTSDTFRARIGDIAENLRRLSQGEALLNVVSP; from the coding sequence GTGAAGGTTGTCGTCGCCGAGCCGTATCTGCTGCCACACCGCGACCTGCTGATCTCCAAGGCACCGCCAGGCACCGAGTTTTCCTGGTCCGAGCAGGATCTTTCCGGTGTCGAGGTCTATATCGGATCGGTGTTCACCGCCGAGATGGCCGCGTCGGCCGACCGGTTGCGGCTCGTACAGGTGGCCGGAGCCGGGACGAACGGGGTCGACTTCTCGGCGTTGCCGGCGGATGCGTTGTGCGCCAACACTTTCCACCACGGTGCGTCCATCGGCGAGTACGTCGTCGCCGCGCTGATCCTGCTCGCGCGGCGGATTCCGGAGCAGGACAGGGCGTTGCGCGACGGCCGCTGGCTGTCGCCGAAGCTTCCCGGTGGCCTGCCGCAACCGTCCACACTGGACGGTAGGACCGTTGGTTTCGTTGGTTTCGGCCACATCGGCGTGTCCGCGTGGCGGTTTCTGCGCGAGCTGGGCATGCGTGCGGTCGCGGTGACCGGCAGTGGAAAAGCCGACCCGGTCGCGTACGGACTGGACTGGCTCGGCGCCACCGACCGGCTGACCGATCTGCTCGCCGAGTCTGACGCGGTGGTGGTGAGCGCACCGCTGAACGAACAGACGACCGGCATGATCGGCGCCGCCGAGCTGGCCGCGATGAAACCCTCGGCAATCCTGGTGAATGTCGGACGTGGTCCGTTGATCGACGAGCGGGCTCTGTACGAGGCGTTGCGTGACGACGTGATCGCCGGCGCGGCGATCGACGTCTGGTATCGCTATCCGGGCGTCGACGGACAGGCGAAGCCGAGCGTCTTTCCGTTCCAGGATCTCGGAAACGTGCTGATGACACCACACGTCTCCGGCGTCACCTCCGACACCTTTCGCGCGCGGATCGGGGATATCGCGGAAAACCTGCGCCGGCTGTCGCAAGGTGAGGCGCTGCTGAACGTGGTGTCGCCATGA